CTGGGTGAGCGGCAGCGGTTCGCCGGCCGCCACGCGGATCATCAGCTCGACCAGGTCCAGGCCGGTGATGCATTCCGTCACCGGGTGCTCCACCTGCAGGCGCGTGTTCATCTCCAGAAAGTAGAAGTCCTGGTCCTTGCCGACCACGAACTCCACCGTGCCGGCGCTCTGGTAGTTCACCGCCTTGGCCAGGGCCACGGCCTGCTCGCCCATGGCCTTGCGCGTCGCGTCGGAGATGAAAGGGGACGGCGCCTCCTCGATCACCTTCTGGTGGCGGCGCTGGATGGAGCATTCGCGCTCGTTCAGGTAGATCACGTTGCCCTGGCTGTCGCCCAGCACCTGGATCTCGATGTGGCGCGGCTCCTGCACGAACTTCTCGATGAAGATGCGGTCGTCGCCGAAGCTGTTGCGCGCCTCGTTGCGGCACGAGGTGAAGCCCTCCAGCGCCTCCTTGTCGTTGTAGGCCACGCGCAGGCCCTTGCCGCCGCCGCCGGCGGACGCCTTGATCATCACCGGGTAGCCGATGTCGCGGGCGATCTCCACCGCGCGCTCGGCCGATTCGATGGCGTCGTTCCAGCCCGGAATGGTGCTGACCTGCGCCCCGTTCGCCAGTTTCTTGGAGGCGATCTTGTCACCCATGGCGGCGATGGAATGGTGCTTGGGGCCGATGAAGACGATGCCCTCCTCCTCCACGCGCTTGGCGAAGGCTTCGTTTTCCGAGAGGAAGCCGTAGCCCGGGTGCACGGCCTGCGCCCCGGTCTGCTTGCAGGCCGCGATGATGCGGTCGGCCTGCAGGTAGCTCTCGCGGCTGGGCGCGGCCCCGATGTGCACGGCCTCGTCGGCCAGCTTGACGTGGCGCGCCTCCTTGTCCGCATCGGAATACACCGCCACGGTGGCGATGCCCATCTTCTTGGCGGTGGCGATGACCCGGCACGCGATTTCGCCCCGGTTGGCGATCAGGATTTTGGTGAACATGGTGTTGGGGAGTGGAGGTGTTCTAACGGGCGGTGTCTTGCGTCTTTTTTGTCTGTCCGGCGGGCACGGGGCTCATGCGTGCCGGTCGATGGCCGGGCTCATGTCTTCCATCCAGAGCACGTTGTCCGAGTACGACTGCAGGTCGGGCGAGAGGTTGGAGGTGGAGCCCGAAACCCACACCTCCTTGTGCAGCTCGGACTTCACGTAGGAGATGGCGTCTTCGAAGTCCCCGTCGCCGGCGGAGAGGATCAGCCGGTCGTACACGTTCTGGGCCGCCAGCTTGATGATCAGCGTGGCGATGCCCACGTCCACGCCCTTTTGCACCGACCGGTCGAACTGGTGGCTGCAGTTGGGGCAGTTGGCGTGCATGCGCTTGAGCTTGTAGAGCTGCACCCGGAACTTCGGCCCGATGGGGGGCGCGGTCTTGATCCAGGAGTGGAACGCGTTCTGGGCATCGGTGGATGGATCGCTCGCCGAGTTCAGGTAGTAGCTCTCGTGGATCGGCCCGCCGTTCAGGCGCGTGATCTCGTTCTTGAGCTTCAGGTAGTCGAAGGGCCGGCCCTTGCCGTAGTTGAAGAGGTAGGCGCCGTCGACGATCCACACGGTTTTCATGGGGCGGGCATCGCTCACAGCGGAATGTTCCCGTGCTTGCGCCAGGGGTTCTCCAGCTTCTTGCCCTGCAGCATGACCAGGCTGCGGCAGATGCGCTTTCGCGTCTCGTGCGGCAGGATCACGTCGTCGATGAAGCCGCGGGCGCTGGCCACGAAGGGGTTGGCAAAGCGCTGCTTGTACTCGGCCTCGCGGGCGGCGAGCTTGGCGGGGTCGTTCTTGTCCTCGCGGAAGATGATCTCCACCGCGCCCTTGGCACCCATCACCGCGATCTCGGCATTGGGCCACGCCAGGTTGACGTCGCCGCGCAGGTGCTTGGAACTCATCACGTCGTAGGCGCCGCCGTAGGCCTTGCGGGTGATGACGGTGATCTTCGGCACGGTGCACTCGGCATACGCGTACAGCAGCTTGGCGCCGTGCTTGATGATGCCGCCGTACTCCTGCGACGTGCCGGGCATGAAGCCGGGCACGTCCACGAAGGTGACCACGGGGATGTTGAACGCGTCGCAGAACCGCACGAAGCGCGCGGCCTTGATGCTGCTCTTGATGTCCAGGCAGCCAGCCAGCACCAGGGGCTGGTTGGCGACGATGCCCACGGTCTGACCCTCCATGCGCGCCAGGCCGATGACGATGTTCCTGGCGTAGTCGGGCTGCAGCTCGAAGAAGTCGCCGTCGTCCACCACCTTGGTGATCAGCTCCTTCATGTCGTAGGGCTTGTTGGGGTTCTCGGGCACCAGGGTGTCGAGGCTGCGGTCCATGCGGTCGGCCGGGTCGTTGCTCGGTCGCACGGGCGGCTTTTCGCGGTTGTTCAGCGGCAGGTAGTTGTACAGGCGGCGCAGCATCATCAGCGCCTCGACGTCGTTCTCGAACGCCATGTCGGCCACGCCGCTGCGGGTGGTGTGGGTGCCGGCGCCGCCCAGCTCCTCGGCCGTGACCTCCTCGTGCGTGACCGTCTTGACCACCTCGGGGCCGGTCACGAACATGTAGCTGCTGTCCTTGACCATGAAGATGAAGTCGGTCATGGCGGGCGAGTACACGGCGCCGCCGGCGCACGGGCCCATGATCATGCTGATCTGCGGGATGACGCCGCTGGCCAGCACGTTCTTCTGGAACACGTCGGCATAGCCGCCGAGCGAGGCCACGCCCTCCTGGATGCGCGCGCCGCCCGAATCGTTGAGCCCGATCACCGGCGCACCCACCTTCATGGCCTGGTCCATCACCTTGCAGATCTTCTCGGCATGCGTTTCCGACAGCGCGCCGCCGAACACGGTGAAGTCCTGGCTGAAGACGAAGACGAGGCGGCCGTTGATCATGCCGTAGCCGGTCACCACACCGTCGCCGGGAATCTTCTGGCCTTCCATGCCGAAGTCGGTGCAGCGGTGCTCCACGAACATGTCCCATTCCTCGAACGTGCCGTCGTCCAGCAGCAGCTCGATGCGCTCGCGCGCGGTGAGCTTGCCCTTCTTGTGCTGCGCGTCGATGCGCTTTTGACCGCCGCCCTGGCGGGCGAGTTGGCGCTTTTGCTCCAGTTGTTCGAGGATGTCTTGCATGGGTCGCTCTTTCGGTGGTGATTCTTTTGCTATTTATTTAATAGCGGTATGCCGGGAGTTTTCTTGTGCTGCGAGCAGATTCCGTGCGGCAGTGGACGCGGCGATGCGCCCGGCCGCCACGTCCGCCTGCAGCGTGGGCAGCAGTGCCCGCACCTCGGGGTGCTGGCGGAACGCATGCCGCAGGCCCGCCTCGATGCGCTCCCACATCCAGGCCAGGGCCTGCTTTTCGCGGCGGCGGGAGAGCCGGCCGCTGGCGGTCTGCAGTTGGCGAAACTGGCTCACGGCGGCCCAGAAGGCCTGCAGGCCCTGGCCCTGCAGCGCGCTGATCTGCAGCACCTTGGGCTGCCACGGGGCGGCATCGGCCTGAACCGGTGCCGGTTCGCTTTCGGCCGGCACCGCGCCGTGGCCCGCTGCCGGCGCCTGGCGGGGGTGGCCCAGCGAGCGCTCGGGGTTGCCGTGCTGGCTCAGCAGCCGCAGGCTGGAGGTGATCTGCGCCTCGGCCCGGGTGGCGGCATGCGGGTCGATGTCGGCCTTGTTGATGACGACCAGGTCGGCGATCTCCATCACGCCCTTCTTGATGGCCTGCAGGTCGTCGCCCGCGTTGGGCAGCTGCAGCAGCACGAACATGTCGGTCATGCCCGCGACGGCGATCTCGCTCTGGCCCACGCCGACGGTCTCCACCATGACGATGTCGTAGCCGGCAGCCTCGCACACCAGCATGGCCTCGCGCGTCTTCTCGGCCACGCCGCCCAGGGTGCCGCTGGACGGGCTGGGGCGGATGTAGGCCTTCTCGTGCATGGACAGGTGTTCCATGCGGGTCTTGTCGCCCAGGATGGAGCCGCCCGACACGGTGGACGACGGGTCGATGGTGAGCACCGCCACGCGGTGGCCCAGGCCGATGAGGTGCAGGCCCAGCACTTCGATGAAGGTGGATTTGCCCACGCCGGGCACGCCGCTGATCCCCAGGCGAAACGACTGGCCGGTGTGCGGCAGCAAGGCGGTGAGCAGCTCGTCGCCCTGCGCGCGGTGGTCGGCGCGGGTCGATTCCAGCAGCGTGATCGCCTTGGACATGGCCCGGCGCTGCACGGCCTGGGCGCCGTGGAGGATGCCGTCCAGCCAGCCGCCGGCCGAAGGTGGCCGATGGGGCGAAGCCACCGCCGCAGAAGCGGGTAAAGAAGCGGGCGAAGGCAGAGGCGCGCTCATTCGGCACCCTCCTCGGGCCGCCACTCGTAGTGCACGTCCACGTCTTCCTCGCCCGTCTGCACGAAGCCATGGCGCTGGTAGAAGCGGTTGGCATCGCTGCGCTGCAGCGCGGTCACGCGCAGCACGGAGCCTTCGCGGCGCGCCCGGTCCTGCACCTGGGCCAGCACGGCGGCGCCCACGCCGGCGCCCTGCCAGTCCGGGTGCAGGTACAGGTGCTGCAGCCGCAGCGCCCCGTCGCCCTCGGGCAGCACGGTGACGAAGCCCATGCGCCGCCCGTCGGATGCGACCAGGTGCTGCATGTGCTCGGGGGTGAAAGCCGCGCGCAGCCGCTCGCGCGAGCGCTCCGGCGTGTAGCGGCCCACACGCTCCAGGCTCTCGCGCATGGCCGCAGTGCGCAGCGCCAGCATGGGCTCGAAGTCCGCTTCGGCCACCGGATGCCAGGTGAATGCGGGGGCGGTCAATGCGGCACCTCCACGCGGCGCCATGCCATGCGCGCGGGCGCCCGGCCGACGGTCGCCGTCGTCATGCGGCGAAGGCCTTGCGGATCTGCTCCAGCACGTCCTTGGCGCTGGCCGGAATCGGCGTGCCGGGACCGTACACGCCCTTGACGCCCGCCTCGTAGAGGAAGTCGTAGTCCTGCACCGGGATCACGCCGCCCACGAAGACGATGATGTCGTCTGCGCCCTGGTCCTTGAGCGACTGGATGATGGCCGGCACCAGCGTCTTGTGCCCCGCCGCCAGGGTGGAGACCCCCACGGCGTGCACGTCGTTCTCGATGGCCTGGCGGGCGCATTCCTCGGGGGTCTGGAAGAGCGGGCCCATGTCCACGTCGAACCCCAGGTCGGCAAAGGCCGTGGCCACCACCTTGGCGCCGCGGTCGTGCCCGTCCTGGCCGAGCTTGGCGATCATCACGCGCGGGCGGCGGCCTTCGGCCTCGGCGAACTCGTTGATCTCGGCCTTGAGCTGCTCCCAGCCTTCGGCCGAGTCGTAGGCGGCGGCATACACGCCCGTCACCTTCTGCGTGTCGGCGCGGTGGCGGCCATAGACCTTCTCCAGCGCGTCGGACACCTCGCCCACCGTGGCGCGCAGGCGCATCGCCTGGATGGCCAGATCGAGCAGGTTGCCTTCGCCGCTCTCCGCCGCGGCGGTGAGCGCATCCAGCGCCTGCTGCACCAGCGCGGCGTCGCGTTTTTCGCGGATGGCTTTCAGGCGCGCGATCTGCCCGTCGCGCACCTTCACGTTGTCGATCTGCAGGATGTCGACCGGGTCTTCCTTGTGCAGCTTGTACTTGTTGACGCCCACGATCACGTCCTTGCCGGAATCGATGCGCGCCTGCTTCTCGGCGGCCGCGGCCTCGATCTTGAGCTTGGCCCAGCCGCTGTCCACCGCCTGGGTCATGCCGCCCATGGCTTCGACCTCTTCGATGATGGTCCACGCAGCATCGGCCATGTCCTGCGTGAGCTTTTCCATCATGTAGCTGCCGGCCCAGGGATCGATCACGTTGGTGATGTGGGTCTCTTCCTGGATGATGAGCTGCGTGTTGCGGGCGATGCGGGCCGAGAACTCGGTGGGCAGCGCGATGGCCTCGTCCAGCGCGTTGGTGTGCAGGCTCTGCGTGCCGCCGAACACCGCGGCCATGGCCTCGATGGTGGTACGCACCACGTTGTTGTAGGGGTCCTGCTCGGTCAGGCTCCAGCCGCTGGTCTGGCAGTGGGTGCGCAGCATCAGGCTTTTGGGGTTCTTGGCGCCGGTGGCCTTCATGATGCGGCACCACAGCAGGCGCGCGGCGCGCATCTTGGCCACCTCCAGGTAGAAGTTCATGCCGATCGCCCAGAAGAACGACAGGCGCCCGGCGAATTCGTCCACGTCCAGCCCCGATGCGATGGCCGTCTTCACGTACTCCTTGCCGTCGGCCAGGGTGAAGGCCAGCTCCAGCGCCTGGTTGGCGCCCGCCTCCTGCATGTGGTAGCCGCTGATGGAGATGGAATTGAACTTCGGCATGTTCCGCGCCGTGTAGCCGATGATGTCGCCGATGATGCGCATCGAGGGCTTGGGCGGGTAGATGTAGGTATTGCGCACCATGAACTCTTTCAGAATGTCGTTCTGAATGGTTCCCGACAGCTGGTCCTGCCGCACGCCCTGCTCTTCCGCGGCCACCACGTAGCCGGCCAGCACCGGCAGCACGGCGCCGTTCATCGTCATGGAGACGCTCACCTTGTCCAGCGGAATCTGGTCGAAGAGGATCTTCATGTCCTCCACTGAATCGATCGCCACGCCGGCCTTGCCCACGTCGCCCGTGACGCGCGGGTGGTCGCTGTCGTAGCCGCGGTGCGTGGCCAGGTCGAACGCCACGCTCACCCCCTGTCCGCCGGCGGCCAGCGCCTTGCGGTAGAAGGCGTTGGATTCCTCGGCCGTGGAAAAGCCGGCGTACTGGCGGATCGTCCAGGGCCGCACCGCGTACATCGTGGCCTGCGGGCCGCGCAGGTAGGGCTCGAAACCCGGCAGCGTGTTGGCGTAAGGCAGGTTCGCCGTGTCCTCGGCCGTATAGAGCGGCTTGACCGTGATGCCGTCGGGCGTCACCCAGTTCAGCGCCGCGACATCGCCACCGGGGGCCGACTTGGCGGCGGCCCGGGTCCACGCGGCGAGGTCTGCGGAAGCGAAAGAGGGGAATGGGGTGTTGCTGCTCATATCTGGGAAGGCTTCACGGGTGGCGAGAAAAGCGCGGTGGCGCTGCAACGATTTGGCACAGTGAAGCGAGTCTAACCCAATCTGTAATTATTAATTTATAGTTTTTCTGCGGTACATTCCCGCCATGTCAGCCGCCACCCTCACCCCCCGCGCCCTCTACGAAGAGGTGGCGGAGCAACTGCGCCAGCGCATCTTCCGGCGCGAACTGCAGCCCGGCAGCTGGATCGACGAACTGCGCATCGCCGAGGAGTTCGGCATCAGCCGCACGCCCCTGCGCGAAGCCCTCAAGGTGCTCGCGGCCGAAGGGCTGGTCACGATGAAGGTGCGCCGCGGCGCCTACGTGACCGAGGTGTCCGACAAGGACCTGCGCGACGTGTACCACCTGCTCGCGCTGCTGGAAAGCGATGCGGCCGGCGTGGTCGCCGCCAGCGCCACGGCCGAGCAGCTTCGCGAGCTGGAAGGACTGCACCGCGAACTGGCCGCCAGCGTGGACGACCGCGAGCGCTTCTTCGCGGTGAACGAACGCTTTCACATGCGGGTGCTGGAGCTGGCCGACAACCGCTGGCGCAACCAGATGGTGGCCGACCTGCGCAAGGTGATGAAGCTCAACCGTCACAACTCGCTGCTCAAGCAGGGCCGCATCGAAGAATCGCTGCGCGAACACGGCCGGGTGCTGGCCGCGCTGCAGGCACACGACGCGCAGGCCGCCGCCTGCGCCATGCGCGAGCACTTCTCCAACGGGCTGCAGGCTGCCGCCTGAGCCGTGCCGCGGCCTGCGGGCCGCGTCCCCTGAGACACCCGGCGCTTGCCCCGCAGGGATATCGCCTTCATGATGCACCCGTTGTCCATAAACGATGGCACCGCGCGCGTGCGGTAGCCATCCCTCACGGCCACGGCCGATGACACACGGGAGGAGCTTGCATGCTGGAGCGGTTTTTCTTGTTGGGAGAGTCACCTGCCGACCTGCTGGTGGCGCAGCACGATCCGTGGCTGTTGCTGCTGTCTGTGGCGGTGGCCGTGGCCACGTCGACCCTTGCCCTGCACCTGGCGGGGCAAGCCCGGCTGACCCACGAACCGGTGCACCGCACGATGGCCCTGGCCACCTCCGCCGTCGCGCTGGGGGCGGGCATCTGGGCCATGCACTTCATCGGCATGCTGGCCTTCACCCTGTGCGTGGCGGTGCGCTACGACGTGGGCATCACCCTCCTGTCGATGCTGCCGGGCCTGGCCGCGTCCTGGGTGGCGCTGAACGTGCTGGTCCGTCAGCAAGTCACCGGGCGGCAGTTGGCCATGGGCGGACTGCTCGTGGGCGCGGGCATCGGCGCCATGCACTACGCCGGCATGGAAGCCCTGCGCATGGCACCGGACCTGCGCTACGACCCGGCCTGGTTCGCCGCATCGATCGTGGTGGCGGTCGTCCTGGCCGTGCTGGCGCTGTGGGTGCGTTTCACGGTGCACCAGCGCAGCGGCATGTCCAACTGGCAGGCCACCCTGCTGTCGGGCAGCATCATGGGCATGGCGATCTCAGGCATGCACTACACCGCCATGGCGGCCGCCCGCTTCGTCGGGCAGGCCGACCCGGAACTGCAGCCTGGACGCAGGCGCTCGCGGTGACGGTGGCGCTGGTGACGGCCGGCGTGGGGATCTTCGCGGGCGTGTCCAACGGACTGATCCGCTACCGCGACATGTACCGCAAGGTGCGACGCAGCGAATCGCGCCTGCGCGCCCTGGTGGACACGGCGGTGGACGGCATCATCACCATCGACCATGAAGGCACGATGCAAAGCTACAACCGCTCGGCCGAGCGCATCTTCGGCTGGCCGCCCGCCGACGTGCTGGGCCGCAACATCCGCATGCTCATGCCGCAGCCGGACAGCGCTGCCCACGACGGCTACCTGCGCCGCTACCTGGAGACCGGCGAGGCGCGCATCATCGGCACGGGCCGCGAGGTGCTGGGGTTGCACCGCGACGGCAGCACCTTCCCGCTGCGGCTGGCCATCGGCCGCGCCGATGCGCCCGGGGGCCGATGTTCGTGGGATTCGTCACCGACCTGCGCGGCGTGAAGGAGGCCGAGATGCGGCTGGGCATCGCCGCCAGCGTGTTCGCGCACAGCTACGAGGCGGTGCTCATCCTCGACGCCGAACGCCTCATCGTGGATGCCAATCCCGCGTTCGAGCGGATGATGGGCGAGTCCCGCACCGAAGTCCTCAGGCGCCACGTGCAGACGCTCTACGCCGCCGCCCCGCATCTCGACTTTCCCGGTGTGTGGCATGCGGTGCAGGCCCAGGGCTACTGGCAGGGGGAACTGCTCGGGCGCAGTCCGCAGGGTGCCGTGCCGCAGCGCGTGTCCATCGCGGCGGTGCTGGGCGACGAAGGCTACCCGCACCACTACATCGTGGTCATCAGCGACATCACCCAGATCAAGGCGCACGAGCAGGAACTGGAGCACATCGCGCTGTACGACAGCCTCAC
This region of Acidovorax sp. GBBC 1281 genomic DNA includes:
- a CDS encoding NYN domain-containing protein, producing MKTVWIVDGAYLFNYGKGRPFDYLKLKNEITRLNGGPIHESYYLNSASDPSTDAQNAFHSWIKTAPPIGPKFRVQLYKLKRMHANCPNCSHQFDRSVQKGVDVGIATLIIKLAAQNVYDRLILSAGDGDFEDAISYVKSELHKEVWVSGSTSNLSPDLQSYSDNVLWMEDMSPAIDRHA
- a CDS encoding acyl-CoA carboxylase subunit beta, translated to MQDILEQLEQKRQLARQGGGQKRIDAQHKKGKLTARERIELLLDDGTFEEWDMFVEHRCTDFGMEGQKIPGDGVVTGYGMINGRLVFVFSQDFTVFGGALSETHAEKICKVMDQAMKVGAPVIGLNDSGGARIQEGVASLGGYADVFQKNVLASGVIPQISMIMGPCAGGAVYSPAMTDFIFMVKDSSYMFVTGPEVVKTVTHEEVTAEELGGAGTHTTRSGVADMAFENDVEALMMLRRLYNYLPLNNREKPPVRPSNDPADRMDRSLDTLVPENPNKPYDMKELITKVVDDGDFFELQPDYARNIVIGLARMEGQTVGIVANQPLVLAGCLDIKSSIKAARFVRFCDAFNIPVVTFVDVPGFMPGTSQEYGGIIKHGAKLLYAYAECTVPKITVITRKAYGGAYDVMSSKHLRGDVNLAWPNAEIAVMGAKGAVEIIFREDKNDPAKLAAREAEYKQRFANPFVASARGFIDDVILPHETRKRICRSLVMLQGKKLENPWRKHGNIPL
- the meaB gene encoding methylmalonyl Co-A mutase-associated GTPase MeaB, which gives rise to MSKAITLLESTRADHRAQGDELLTALLPHTGQSFRLGISGVPGVGKSTFIEVLGLHLIGLGHRVAVLTIDPSSTVSGGSILGDKTRMEHLSMHEKAYIRPSPSSGTLGGVAEKTREAMLVCEAAGYDIVMVETVGVGQSEIAVAGMTDMFVLLQLPNAGDDLQAIKKGVMEIADLVVINKADIDPHAATRAEAQITSSLRLLSQHGNPERSLGHPRQAPAAGHGAVPAESEPAPVQADAAPWQPKVLQISALQGQGLQAFWAAVSQFRQLQTASGRLSRRREKQALAWMWERIEAGLRHAFRQHPEVRALLPTLQADVAAGRIAASTAARNLLAAQENSRHTAIK
- a CDS encoding GNAT family N-acetyltransferase, whose protein sequence is MTAPAFTWHPVAEADFEPMLALRTAAMRESLERVGRYTPERSRERLRAAFTPEHMQHLVASDGRRMGFVTVLPEGDGALRLQHLYLHPDWQGAGVGAAVLAQVQDRARREGSVLRVTALQRSDANRFYQRHGFVQTGEEDVDVHYEWRPEEGAE
- the scpA gene encoding methylmalonyl-CoA mutase, whose amino-acid sequence is MSSNTPFPSFASADLAAWTRAAAKSAPGGDVAALNWVTPDGITVKPLYTAEDTANLPYANTLPGFEPYLRGPQATMYAVRPWTIRQYAGFSTAEESNAFYRKALAAGGQGVSVAFDLATHRGYDSDHPRVTGDVGKAGVAIDSVEDMKILFDQIPLDKVSVSMTMNGAVLPVLAGYVVAAEEQGVRQDQLSGTIQNDILKEFMVRNTYIYPPKPSMRIIGDIIGYTARNMPKFNSISISGYHMQEAGANQALELAFTLADGKEYVKTAIASGLDVDEFAGRLSFFWAIGMNFYLEVAKMRAARLLWCRIMKATGAKNPKSLMLRTHCQTSGWSLTEQDPYNNVVRTTIEAMAAVFGGTQSLHTNALDEAIALPTEFSARIARNTQLIIQEETHITNVIDPWAGSYMMEKLTQDMADAAWTIIEEVEAMGGMTQAVDSGWAKLKIEAAAAEKQARIDSGKDVIVGVNKYKLHKEDPVDILQIDNVKVRDGQIARLKAIREKRDAALVQQALDALTAAAESGEGNLLDLAIQAMRLRATVGEVSDALEKVYGRHRADTQKVTGVYAAAYDSAEGWEQLKAEINEFAEAEGRRPRVMIAKLGQDGHDRGAKVVATAFADLGFDVDMGPLFQTPEECARQAIENDVHAVGVSTLAAGHKTLVPAIIQSLKDQGADDIIVFVGGVIPVQDYDFLYEAGVKGVYGPGTPIPASAKDVLEQIRKAFAA
- a CDS encoding GntR family transcriptional regulator, translated to MSAATLTPRALYEEVAEQLRQRIFRRELQPGSWIDELRIAEEFGISRTPLREALKVLAAEGLVTMKVRRGAYVTEVSDKDLRDVYHLLALLESDAAGVVAASATAEQLRELEGLHRELAASVDDRERFFAVNERFHMRVLELADNRWRNQMVADLRKVMKLNRHNSLLKQGRIEESLREHGRVLAALQAHDAQAAACAMREHFSNGLQAAA
- a CDS encoding MHYT domain-containing protein; the protein is MLERFFLLGESPADLLVAQHDPWLLLLSVAVAVATSTLALHLAGQARLTHEPVHRTMALATSAVALGAGIWAMHFIGMLAFTLCVAVRYDVGITLLSMLPGLAASWVALNVLVRQQVTGRQLAMGGLLVGAGIGAMHYAGMEALRMAPDLRYDPAWFAASIVVAVVLAVLALWVRFTVHQRSGMSNWQATLLSGSIMGMAISGMHYTAMAAARFVGQADPELQPGRRRSR
- a CDS encoding PAS domain S-box protein: MTVALVTAGVGIFAGVSNGLIRYRDMYRKVRRSESRLRALVDTAVDGIITIDHEGTMQSYNRSAERIFGWPPADVLGRNIRMLMPQPDSAAHDGYLRRYLETGEARIIGTGREVLGLHRDGSTFPLRLAIGRADAPGGRCSWDSSPTCAA